One window from the genome of Candidatus Deferrimicrobiaceae bacterium encodes:
- a CDS encoding homocysteine synthase, whose product MADSYRPETIALHGGQKPDPATNARAVPIYQTTSYVFHDTAHAARLFGLAEFGNIYTRIMNPTTDVLEQRIAQLEGGTGALAVASGQAAETLALLNIANAGDEILSSASLYGGTYNLFHYTFPKIGIDVKFVDPSDPGNFRKAITKKTKAIFAESIGNPKLDTLDNRAVADIAHEAGIPLVIDNTMPSPFLLRPFDHGADIVIHSTTKFIGGHGTSIGGIIVDSGKFDWGNGNFPQFTEPDPSYHGLKFWEVFGNFPGLGNVAFILKARVQLLRDLGPAMSPFNAFLFLQGVETLPLRMERHSTNALAVAKFLSKHPNVTWVNYPGLPDHPQHGLAKKYHHRGLYGAILGFGIKGGMEAGKKFIDNVKLHSHLANIGDAKSLVIHPASTTHQQLTGEERLATGVTDDYVRLSVGLEHIDDIVEDLDQALRKT is encoded by the coding sequence ATGGCGGATTCGTACAGGCCGGAAACGATCGCCCTGCACGGAGGGCAGAAGCCGGACCCCGCGACCAATGCGAGGGCGGTCCCGATCTACCAGACGACGTCGTACGTGTTCCACGACACGGCGCACGCCGCGCGCCTGTTCGGGCTTGCGGAGTTCGGCAATATCTACACCCGGATCATGAACCCGACCACCGACGTCCTCGAGCAGAGGATCGCGCAGCTGGAGGGGGGGACGGGCGCCCTGGCGGTGGCGTCCGGCCAGGCGGCGGAAACGCTGGCGCTCCTCAACATCGCGAACGCGGGGGACGAGATCCTCTCGTCGGCGTCCCTGTACGGGGGGACGTACAACCTGTTCCACTACACCTTCCCCAAGATCGGGATCGACGTGAAGTTCGTCGACCCCTCCGACCCGGGGAATTTCCGCAAGGCGATCACGAAGAAGACGAAGGCGATCTTCGCCGAGTCGATCGGAAACCCGAAGCTCGATACGCTGGACAACCGCGCGGTGGCCGACATCGCCCACGAGGCGGGCATCCCGCTGGTGATCGACAACACGATGCCGTCCCCCTTCCTGCTGCGGCCGTTCGACCACGGGGCCGACATCGTCATCCACTCCACGACGAAGTTCATCGGGGGGCATGGCACCTCCATCGGGGGGATCATCGTCGACTCCGGAAAGTTCGACTGGGGGAACGGCAACTTCCCGCAGTTCACCGAACCGGACCCCTCCTACCACGGCCTCAAGTTCTGGGAGGTCTTCGGAAACTTCCCCGGCCTGGGCAACGTCGCCTTCATCCTCAAGGCGCGCGTGCAGCTCCTGCGGGATCTGGGTCCGGCGATGTCCCCCTTCAACGCCTTCCTCTTCCTCCAGGGGGTGGAGACGCTTCCCCTGCGGATGGAGCGGCACAGCACGAACGCGTTGGCGGTGGCGAAGTTCCTGTCGAAGCACCCCAACGTGACGTGGGTCAACTACCCGGGGCTGCCCGACCATCCGCAGCACGGCCTGGCGAAGAAGTATCACCACCGCGGGCTGTACGGCGCGATCCTCGGGTTCGGCATCAAGGGGGGGATGGAGGCGGGGAAGAAATTCATCGACAACGTGAAGCTCCACTCCCACCTGGCCAACATCGGGGACGCCAAAAGCCTCGTGATCCACCCGGCGTCGACGACGCACCAGCAGCTCACCGGCGAGGAGCGGCTCGCGACGGGAGTGACCGACGATTACGTCCGGCTGTCGGTCGGGCTGGAGCATATCGACGATATCGTCGAGGACCTCGACCAGGCGCTCC